GAACTACACTTTCCCAATGTTGGTGATAAAACTAAACGGTTCTCTTATTCCCAAGCAAGAATACGACTTTACCAAGATACCACCTGGAGCAGATTTGATGGTGATTCACCTCATTAGCGGAGGTTGAGAATCTTGTGCAATTGCAAGCTTAGCTTAACCTGTAGCCCATCTTCCAATAT
This genomic window from Candidatus Cloacimonadota bacterium contains:
- the thiS gene encoding sulfur carrier protein ThiS, with protein sequence MKNTITINGNTVKWQEGMTVRDALREMNYTFPMLVIKLNGSLIPKQEYDFTKIPPGADLMVIHLISGG